From a single Microbacterium terrisoli genomic region:
- a CDS encoding MFS transporter: protein MTVTHAIPVTDGTGGRAGARGWVALAVLMLPVLLVSVDNTVLSFALPMISSALEPTSIQQLWIIDAYPLVLAALLVTMGTLGDRFGRRRMLLIGATGFALVSAASAFAPTAGWLISGRAGMAVFGAMLMPSTLSLIRSIFSERAQRRLAIAVWAAMFSAGAALGPIVGGFLLEHFAWGSVFLMAVPVLVPLLVFAPMFVPESRDPDPGRIDPVSIVLSIGAMLPIVYAIKQLAVEGFSATVVVLLVAGVLFGLLFVRRQLRAEIPMLDMGLFRTPAFTGALLVNLLSVIALVGFLFFIAQHLQLIIGLSPMESGLALLPSLVAMIVAGLIVVPLSVRIPPRVLIPAALVFSVAGYVGIGLTTGPDTLWPTIVASVSLGIGIGMAETVSNELILSSAPAAKAGAASAVSETAYELGTVLGTSVIGGFLTAVYRTTIAIPEGVPAHIAAEARETLAGAMNAAGELGGMLGAALRAAAAQAFDAGVGAAALTGAVLVAVAAVIAATTLKGRSTR, encoded by the coding sequence ATGACTGTCACCCACGCGATCCCCGTCACCGACGGCACCGGCGGCCGTGCCGGCGCGCGCGGATGGGTCGCCCTGGCTGTGCTGATGCTTCCCGTGCTGCTCGTCTCGGTCGATAACACCGTGCTCAGCTTCGCACTGCCGATGATCTCGTCGGCGCTCGAACCCACCAGCATCCAGCAGCTGTGGATCATCGACGCCTACCCGCTCGTGCTCGCGGCCCTGCTGGTGACGATGGGCACGCTCGGCGACCGATTCGGCAGGCGACGGATGCTGCTCATCGGCGCGACCGGGTTCGCTCTCGTCTCGGCGGCTTCGGCGTTCGCCCCCACGGCGGGGTGGCTGATCTCGGGGCGCGCCGGGATGGCCGTGTTCGGTGCCATGCTCATGCCCTCGACCCTGTCGCTGATCCGCAGCATCTTCTCCGAACGTGCGCAGCGACGACTGGCGATCGCCGTCTGGGCGGCGATGTTCTCGGCCGGCGCCGCGCTCGGACCGATCGTCGGCGGCTTTCTGCTGGAGCACTTCGCGTGGGGATCGGTGTTCCTGATGGCGGTGCCTGTGCTGGTGCCGCTGCTGGTGTTCGCCCCCATGTTCGTGCCCGAGAGCCGCGACCCCGACCCGGGCCGCATCGACCCCGTCAGCATCGTGCTGTCGATCGGCGCCATGCTGCCGATCGTCTACGCGATCAAGCAGCTCGCTGTCGAAGGCTTCAGCGCGACCGTGGTCGTGCTGCTGGTCGCAGGCGTGCTGTTCGGGTTGCTGTTCGTGCGCCGTCAGCTGCGCGCCGAGATCCCGATGCTCGACATGGGCCTGTTCCGCACACCGGCCTTCACCGGAGCGCTGCTGGTGAACCTGCTCAGTGTGATCGCGCTGGTCGGCTTCTTGTTCTTCATCGCCCAGCATCTGCAGCTGATCATCGGATTGTCGCCGATGGAATCGGGCCTGGCTCTGCTGCCGTCGCTGGTGGCCATGATCGTGGCGGGACTGATCGTGGTGCCGCTGTCGGTGCGCATTCCACCTCGCGTGCTCATCCCCGCCGCTCTCGTGTTCTCGGTCGCAGGCTATGTCGGCATCGGGCTGACGACCGGCCCCGACACCCTGTGGCCGACGATCGTCGCTTCGGTGAGCCTGGGCATCGGCATCGGCATGGCCGAGACGGTCTCGAATGAGCTGATCCTCTCCAGCGCTCCGGCGGCCAAGGCCGGTGCCGCCAGCGCGGTGTCCGAGACCGCATACGAACTGGGCACGGTGCTGGGCACGTCGGTCATCGGCGGGTTCCTCACCGCGGTGTACCGCACGACGATCGCCATCCCCGAAGGGGTCCCCGCACATATCGCGGCCGAGGCGCGCGAGACGCTGGCCGGCGCGATGAATGCGGCGGGTGAACTCGGCGGCATGCTGGGTGCGGCGCTGCGCGCAGCGGCGGCGCAGGCTTTCGACGCGGGCGTGGGTGCGGCGGCGCTGACCGGGGCGGTGCTGGTTGCGGTGGCCGCTGTGATCGCGGCCACTACGCTGAAGGGCAGGAGCACCCGGTAG
- a CDS encoding 3-isopropylmalate dehydrogenase, whose protein sequence is MSRVVKLAVIPGDGIGPEVIAEAEKVLDAATAASEVRFEKTRFSLGAARYLATGDTLTDDDLASIKTHDAILLGAVGGTPGDPALKDANIERGLLLKLRFELDHYVNLRPAKLFPGAPGPLADPGEVDFVVVREGTEGPYVGNGGSIRRGTAHEVANETSVNTAYGVERVVRYAFAAAERRSRRLTLVHKTNVLINAGSLWKRVVDEVAEEHPQVAVDYLHVDAATIFLVTNPSRFDVIVTDNLFGDILTDLAGAVTGGIGLAASGNINPDGAFPSMFEPVHGSAPDIAGQQKADPTAAILSIALLLDHLGLTGEAGRVTRAAEEDIATRGGAPRTTAQIGDAIAARLQA, encoded by the coding sequence ATGTCGCGTGTTGTGAAGCTGGCCGTCATCCCAGGTGACGGCATCGGGCCCGAGGTCATCGCCGAGGCCGAGAAGGTGTTGGATGCCGCGACGGCGGCAAGTGAGGTCCGTTTCGAGAAGACCCGCTTCTCGCTGGGTGCCGCCCGCTACCTCGCCACCGGCGACACTCTCACCGACGATGACCTCGCCTCGATCAAGACGCACGATGCGATCCTGCTCGGCGCCGTGGGCGGCACGCCGGGTGACCCGGCGTTGAAGGACGCCAACATCGAGCGCGGTCTGCTGCTGAAGCTCCGGTTCGAGCTCGACCACTACGTGAACCTGCGGCCGGCGAAGCTGTTCCCCGGAGCGCCGGGGCCGCTCGCCGACCCGGGCGAGGTCGACTTCGTCGTGGTGCGTGAGGGCACCGAAGGCCCCTATGTCGGCAACGGCGGCTCGATCCGCCGGGGCACCGCGCATGAGGTGGCCAACGAGACCTCGGTGAACACCGCGTACGGTGTCGAGCGCGTCGTCCGGTACGCCTTCGCAGCCGCGGAGCGGCGCAGCCGTCGGCTCACGCTCGTGCACAAGACCAATGTGCTCATCAACGCCGGTTCGCTGTGGAAGCGGGTCGTGGACGAGGTGGCCGAAGAGCATCCGCAGGTTGCCGTAGACTACCTGCACGTCGACGCGGCCACCATCTTCCTGGTCACGAACCCCAGCCGGTTCGACGTGATCGTCACCGACAACCTCTTCGGCGACATCCTGACAGACCTGGCCGGCGCCGTGACCGGTGGCATCGGTTTGGCAGCCTCGGGCAACATCAACCCCGATGGCGCCTTCCCCTCGATGTTCGAGCCCGTGCACGGATCGGCGCCCGACATCGCAGGACAGCAGAAGGCCGATCCCACGGCCGCGATCCTGTCCATCGCCCTCCTGCTCGACCATCTCGGGCTGACCGGCGAAGCAGGCCGTGTCACTCGCGCGGCCGAGGAGGACATCGCGACCCGAGGCGGCGCACCCCGCACCACCGCGCAGATCGGCGACGCCATCGCCGCGCGACTCCAGGCGTAG
- a CDS encoding branched-chain amino acid aminotransferase, with the protein MTSPADTALASLEFAVTRNPAPRSAAEREAALRDPVFGTVFTDHMVGITWTDGEGWHDARVQPYGPLALDPAAAVLHYGQEIFEGIKAYRHADGSVYTFRPDQNAARLQRSAHRLALPELPADLFTQALRELIAVDGAWVPSGADQSLYLRPFVFASEPFLGVRPAREVSFYIIASPVGAYFKGGAKPVSIWLSEDYARAGKGGTGAAKTGGNYAASLLPQAEAYEQGCDQVVFLDADGNVEELGGMNVVFVYKDGTIVTPASASILAGITRLSLLELARDRGHDVQERAISIDEWRQGVASGDIVEVFACGTAAVVAPIGQLKGHAFSDEQPLGELALSLREELTDIQYGRRDDRHSWLVRLDG; encoded by the coding sequence ATGACTTCTCCCGCAGACACCGCTCTCGCCTCGCTCGAGTTCGCGGTCACCCGCAACCCTGCCCCGCGCAGCGCTGCCGAGCGCGAAGCGGCCCTTCGCGACCCGGTGTTCGGCACGGTCTTCACCGACCACATGGTGGGCATCACCTGGACCGATGGTGAGGGCTGGCACGACGCCCGCGTACAGCCGTACGGCCCGCTCGCGCTGGACCCGGCTGCGGCCGTGCTGCACTACGGCCAGGAGATCTTCGAGGGCATCAAGGCGTACCGGCACGCAGACGGATCGGTCTACACGTTCCGCCCCGATCAGAACGCGGCGCGTCTGCAGCGCAGTGCGCACCGACTCGCGCTGCCGGAGCTGCCCGCCGACCTGTTCACGCAGGCTCTGCGCGAGCTGATCGCCGTCGATGGCGCGTGGGTGCCCTCGGGTGCCGACCAGAGCCTGTACCTGCGGCCGTTCGTGTTCGCCTCCGAGCCGTTCCTGGGCGTGCGGCCGGCCCGCGAGGTCTCGTTCTACATCATCGCCAGTCCGGTGGGCGCGTACTTCAAGGGCGGCGCCAAGCCGGTCTCGATCTGGCTCAGCGAAGACTATGCGCGTGCCGGCAAGGGCGGCACGGGGGCGGCGAAGACAGGCGGCAACTATGCCGCGAGCCTCCTGCCGCAGGCCGAGGCATATGAGCAGGGCTGCGACCAGGTCGTCTTCCTCGACGCCGACGGCAATGTCGAAGAACTCGGCGGCATGAACGTGGTGTTCGTGTACAAGGACGGCACGATCGTGACCCCCGCATCCGCATCGATCCTGGCCGGCATCACGCGCCTGTCGCTGCTGGAGCTCGCCCGCGACCGGGGCCACGACGTGCAGGAGCGCGCGATCTCGATCGACGAGTGGCGTCAGGGCGTGGCATCCGGCGACATCGTCGAGGTGTTCGCGTGCGGCACTGCCGCCGTGGTGGCACCGATCGGGCAGCTCAAGGGCCACGCGTTCTCCGACGAGCAGCCGCTCGGGGAGCTCGCACTGTCGTTGCGTGAAGAGCTCACCGACATCCAGTACGGCCGTCGTGATGACCGCCACAGCTGGCTGGTGCGACTGGACGGCTGA
- a CDS encoding fumarylacetoacetate hydrolase family protein — MRIARFSHHGAITYGIVDETDLVVLAGDPMFAGFETTGARIPLADVALLAPVIPRSKVVAIARNYRDHAAELGNEVPAAPMLFLKPNTSVIGPGDAIVLPPQSARVDYEGELAAVIGKIAKNVSAEQALDHVFGYTIANDVTARDLQPIDGQWSRAKGFDTFCPLGPAIETDFDPHGSAVITTRVDGEVRQHGPISDMIHSVADIIAYASTAFTLLPGDVILTGTPAGVGPFTAGQTVEVEISGLGILRNPARAA, encoded by the coding sequence GTGAGAATCGCACGCTTCAGCCACCATGGCGCCATCACGTACGGCATCGTCGACGAGACCGATCTGGTCGTGCTCGCCGGCGACCCGATGTTCGCGGGTTTCGAAACGACCGGAGCGCGCATCCCCCTGGCCGACGTCGCGCTGCTGGCACCGGTGATACCGCGCTCGAAGGTCGTCGCGATCGCGCGCAACTACCGCGACCACGCCGCCGAGCTCGGCAACGAGGTGCCGGCCGCGCCGATGCTGTTCCTCAAGCCCAACACGTCGGTCATCGGCCCCGGAGACGCGATCGTGCTGCCCCCGCAGTCCGCGCGCGTCGACTACGAGGGGGAGCTTGCAGCCGTCATCGGAAAGATCGCCAAGAACGTGTCGGCCGAGCAGGCGCTCGACCACGTGTTCGGCTACACGATCGCCAACGACGTCACCGCGCGCGACCTGCAGCCCATCGACGGCCAGTGGTCGCGCGCGAAAGGGTTCGACACGTTCTGCCCGCTGGGGCCGGCGATCGAGACCGACTTCGACCCGCACGGCTCAGCCGTGATCACCACCCGTGTGGACGGCGAGGTGCGTCAGCACGGCCCGATCTCAGACATGATCCACTCGGTCGCCGACATCATCGCCTACGCGTCGACCGCTTTCACCCTGCTGCCCGGCGACGTGATCCTCACCGGCACGCCCGCAGGCGTCGGCCCGTTCACCGCCGGTCAGACGGTCGAGGTCGAGATCTCGGGCCTGGGCATCCTGCGAAATCCTGCGCGCGCCGCGTGA
- a CDS encoding MFS transporter gives MSETLSPPPDAAALAALQQRTIWVLSLGQVLGGLAFGATVSVGAILAAQVSGDEALSGWATASVTLGTAATAVPLAALARRRGRRPALAVGMLIALVGVGMVVTAVGVWSFPLLIAGFLLIGAGQAANLQSRFAAADLATDTSRARDLSIVIWATTIGAVLGPNLVGPGEAIGHMLGMPQLTGAYVFTVITQGLGVVLYLVFLRPDPLTTAQRVTAHHAASGNRIAHADQPMAARYAILAVAGAHVVMVSVMAMTPVHLEHAGATIQIIGLTISLHIAGMYALSPVFGMLADRLGRLAVIMIGQVLLVAALLTAALGQHSTAAVTVALILLGLGWSATTVSGAALLTEASAEQWRTRRQGHNDLIMSLVGGIGAILAGLVLASIDYGGLALVALVVVAAVIVCAPLGRMRTGEGAPARTGASSRDA, from the coding sequence GTGAGCGAGACACTGTCGCCCCCGCCTGACGCCGCGGCACTGGCCGCGCTGCAGCAGCGCACCATCTGGGTGCTCTCCCTTGGGCAGGTGCTGGGCGGATTGGCGTTCGGCGCGACGGTGTCGGTCGGGGCGATCCTGGCCGCACAGGTCTCGGGCGACGAGGCCCTCTCGGGCTGGGCGACGGCATCGGTGACACTGGGCACCGCGGCCACCGCCGTCCCGCTGGCAGCCCTCGCCCGCCGGCGCGGCCGGCGCCCCGCACTGGCGGTGGGGATGCTGATCGCCCTGGTCGGTGTCGGAATGGTCGTCACGGCGGTCGGAGTGTGGAGCTTTCCTCTGCTGATCGCCGGCTTCCTGCTGATCGGTGCGGGGCAGGCGGCCAACCTGCAGTCGCGCTTCGCCGCTGCAGACCTCGCGACCGACACCTCGCGCGCACGCGATCTGTCGATCGTCATCTGGGCCACCACGATCGGGGCGGTTCTCGGCCCCAACCTCGTCGGACCGGGGGAGGCCATCGGCCACATGCTCGGGATGCCGCAGCTGACCGGCGCCTATGTGTTCACGGTGATCACCCAAGGGCTGGGCGTCGTGCTGTACCTGGTGTTCCTGCGCCCTGACCCGCTCACGACAGCACAGCGCGTGACCGCCCACCACGCGGCATCCGGCAACCGCATCGCCCATGCCGACCAGCCCATGGCCGCCCGCTATGCGATACTCGCCGTCGCGGGCGCCCACGTCGTCATGGTGTCGGTGATGGCGATGACCCCCGTGCACCTCGAGCACGCGGGCGCGACGATCCAGATCATCGGGCTCACCATCAGCCTGCACATCGCGGGCATGTACGCGCTCTCGCCTGTCTTCGGCATGCTCGCCGACAGGCTGGGCCGGCTGGCCGTCATCATGATCGGACAGGTGCTCCTCGTCGCCGCGTTGCTGACAGCGGCGCTCGGTCAGCACTCGACTGCCGCCGTCACCGTCGCGCTGATCCTGCTGGGTCTGGGCTGGAGCGCCACCACCGTGTCGGGTGCGGCGCTTCTGACCGAGGCATCGGCGGAACAGTGGCGCACGCGCCGACAGGGGCACAACGACCTGATCATGAGTCTGGTGGGCGGGATCGGTGCGATCCTCGCCGGGCTCGTGCTCGCGTCGATCGACTACGGCGGCCTGGCGCTGGTCGCCCTCGTGGTCGTGGCGGCGGTCATCGTGTGCGCACCGCTCGGCCGGATGCGCACGGGCGAGGGCGCACCGGCGCGCACGGGGGCGAGCTCGCGCGACGCCTAG
- the gltX gene encoding glutamate--tRNA ligase, with amino-acid sequence MATVHPQTTTASGAEVRVRFCPSPTGLPHVGMVRTALYNWAYARHTGGTLVFRIEDTDAARDSEQSYQQLVDALTWLKIDWDEGVEKGGPNGPYRQSQRTGIYADVLAKLVETGLVYESYSTAEEIDARNEAAGRAKQLGYDNFDRDLTDEQKAAFRAEGREPAWRLKVPNEDLTYVDLIRGEVTFPAGSFPDFVLVRAGGKALYPFTNPVDDALMGVTHVIRGEDIMPSTARQLALYDALIRAGVTTFVPRFGHMPLVLGETGNKKLSKRDPKADLFLQREKGFIHEGLLNYLALLGWSIAADRDVFSLEEFTAAFDIADVNPNPARFDQKKAESINGDHIRMLQPEDFAARIVPYLQHAGVVGKEVTPAQQSLITAVAPLVQERVQLLGDVPGLVGFLFTNDIEYADDAMKGLPANASEVLVAAVAALEDVPETEFTTDAVHDALSTALIDGLGLKPRIAFGPLRTAVSGRRVSPPLFESLELLGKAETIRRLGALVERLAR; translated from the coding sequence ATGGCTACCGTTCATCCCCAGACCACGACCGCATCAGGCGCCGAGGTCCGCGTCCGCTTCTGCCCGTCGCCCACCGGCCTGCCGCATGTCGGCATGGTGCGCACCGCCCTGTACAACTGGGCGTACGCGCGGCACACCGGCGGCACGCTGGTCTTCCGCATCGAAGACACCGACGCCGCCCGCGACAGCGAGCAGAGCTACCAGCAGCTGGTCGACGCGCTCACGTGGCTGAAGATCGATTGGGATGAGGGTGTCGAGAAGGGCGGTCCGAACGGGCCGTATCGCCAGTCGCAGCGCACCGGCATCTACGCCGACGTGCTCGCCAAGCTCGTCGAGACGGGGCTGGTCTACGAGAGCTACTCGACGGCCGAAGAGATCGACGCGCGCAACGAAGCCGCAGGCCGCGCCAAGCAGCTGGGCTACGACAACTTCGACCGCGACCTCACCGACGAGCAGAAGGCCGCGTTCCGCGCCGAGGGGCGCGAGCCCGCATGGCGCTTGAAGGTGCCGAATGAAGACCTCACCTATGTCGATCTCATCCGTGGTGAGGTGACCTTCCCGGCCGGATCGTTCCCGGACTTCGTGCTCGTGCGCGCCGGCGGCAAGGCGCTGTACCCGTTCACCAACCCCGTCGATGATGCGCTCATGGGCGTGACCCACGTCATCCGCGGCGAAGACATCATGCCTTCCACCGCCCGTCAGCTCGCACTGTACGACGCGCTGATCAGGGCGGGCGTTACGACGTTCGTTCCGCGCTTCGGTCACATGCCGCTCGTGCTGGGCGAGACCGGCAACAAGAAGCTGTCCAAGCGCGACCCCAAAGCCGACCTGTTCCTGCAGCGCGAGAAGGGCTTCATCCACGAGGGTCTGCTGAACTACCTCGCGCTGCTGGGCTGGTCGATCGCCGCCGACCGCGATGTCTTCTCGCTGGAGGAGTTCACCGCCGCCTTCGACATCGCCGATGTCAATCCGAATCCGGCCCGCTTCGATCAGAAGAAGGCCGAATCCATCAACGGAGACCACATCCGGATGCTGCAACCCGAGGACTTCGCCGCGCGCATCGTCCCCTACCTGCAGCACGCCGGGGTGGTGGGAAAAGAGGTCACTCCCGCACAGCAGTCGCTGATCACCGCTGTGGCGCCGCTCGTGCAGGAGCGTGTGCAGCTGCTCGGCGACGTGCCGGGTCTTGTCGGCTTCCTGTTCACGAACGACATCGAGTATGCGGACGACGCGATGAAGGGCCTGCCCGCCAACGCGTCGGAGGTGCTCGTGGCCGCCGTGGCTGCACTGGAGGACGTGCCCGAGACGGAGTTCACGACGGATGCCGTGCATGACGCGCTCTCGACTGCGCTCATCGACGGACTCGGTCTGAAGCCCCGCATCGCGTTCGGTCCGCTGCGCACGGCGGTGAGTGGCCGGAGGGTCTCACCGCCGCTGTTCGAGTCGCTGGAACTGCTCGGCAAGGCCGAGACGATACGCCGTCTGGGAGCGCTCGTGGAGCGACTCGCCCGGTAG
- a CDS encoding Rieske (2Fe-2S) protein, whose protein sequence is MRYVTGVLRGTVRLIGRWQAIDGISDAVSDLVAKLTGSTPVKNLLSGTFMGHPLHPALTDVPIGAWLAATTVDVVAGERDAAAAQTLVGLGVLAAVPTGISGSSDWSTTYGPDKRIGLVHAVVNISATTLQAASWLARRRGHRGRGAVLSLVGLGLTLGSAYLGGHLTLSRGVGVNHTAFEEPSEEWTDVAAEAELGPGSLTRVEVGGVPVVLIKRHGEVHALSAVCTHAGGPLDGGTLDTSGCVTCPWHGSRFRIDDGSVQRGPASEPAPRWDVKIEDGRVLVRA, encoded by the coding sequence ATGCGATATGTCACGGGTGTATTGCGCGGCACGGTGCGGCTGATCGGTCGGTGGCAGGCGATAGACGGGATCTCGGATGCCGTCTCCGATCTGGTCGCGAAGCTGACCGGCTCGACCCCGGTCAAGAACCTGCTGTCGGGCACGTTCATGGGGCACCCGCTTCATCCGGCCCTCACCGATGTGCCGATCGGGGCGTGGCTGGCGGCCACCACTGTCGATGTCGTGGCGGGGGAGCGGGATGCCGCGGCCGCCCAGACACTGGTCGGACTCGGCGTGCTCGCGGCCGTGCCCACCGGAATCTCGGGCAGCAGCGACTGGTCGACGACCTATGGGCCCGACAAGCGCATCGGACTCGTGCACGCGGTCGTCAACATCAGCGCCACCACGCTGCAGGCCGCCTCCTGGCTGGCGCGTCGCAGAGGCCACCGCGGGCGCGGCGCCGTGCTCTCTCTCGTCGGACTCGGTCTCACGCTCGGCTCTGCCTACCTCGGGGGCCACCTGACGCTCAGTCGCGGGGTCGGCGTGAACCACACCGCGTTCGAAGAGCCGTCTGAGGAGTGGACCGATGTGGCAGCCGAAGCCGAGCTGGGGCCCGGATCGCTGACGCGGGTCGAGGTCGGCGGGGTTCCCGTGGTCCTGATCAAGAGGCACGGCGAAGTCCATGCCCTGTCTGCCGTGTGCACGCACGCCGGCGGTCCGTTGGACGGAGGCACGCTGGACACGAGCGGCTGCGTGACGTGCCCCTGGCACGGCAGCCGCTTCCGCATCGACGATGGCAGCGTGCAGCGCGGGCCGGCATCCGAGCCTGCGCCGAGGTGGGACGTGAAGATCGAGGACGGCCGCGTTCTGGTGCGCGCGTAG
- a CDS encoding nuclear transport factor 2 family protein produces the protein MSQTQEWLDGYVRAWRSKDAADVRAIFTDDAEYLFQPDDPEPALGIDAIVEMWAEQERSEPRFAFHVLIEDERLGIVKGTVDYPGFDSYSNLWEVWFAADGRAKRFVEWYMKRSAPPAA, from the coding sequence ATGTCACAGACTCAGGAGTGGTTGGACGGCTATGTCCGCGCATGGCGGTCGAAGGATGCCGCGGACGTGCGCGCGATCTTCACCGACGACGCCGAATACCTGTTCCAGCCCGATGATCCGGAGCCCGCGCTCGGGATCGACGCGATCGTGGAGATGTGGGCGGAGCAAGAGCGATCGGAGCCGCGGTTCGCCTTCCACGTGCTCATCGAAGACGAACGGCTGGGAATCGTGAAAGGGACCGTCGACTATCCCGGTTTCGATTCGTATTCGAATCTCTGGGAGGTGTGGTTCGCCGCCGACGGTCGCGCGAAGCGCTTCGTGGAGTGGTACATGAAACGCAGCGCGCCTCCTGCCGCGTGA
- a CDS encoding NADP-dependent oxidoreductase — MRAAVYDHYTRDDDDIVVRDVAEPKVFPGSVLIEVRAAGVNPVDWKAMAGGLDPLIDAQFPVVPGWDVAGVVTALGADTPEFAVGDEVLGYARKDVLGAGTFAERVAVSARAVTRKPPSLSWEQAGALPLAGGTALRTIDALGDLEGRTVLVYGAAGGVGGLAVQIARARGARVIGTASAGNHDFLRGLGVEPVAYDEGLADRVRAQAGGPVDAVADFVGGQLDTTRAVLSESGRHASVADSTVAQHGGRYIWVRPDGAETARLVGLVENGRLHVDVAQTFPLERVGDGFRASRSGHTRGKLVIVP, encoded by the coding sequence ATGCGCGCTGCCGTCTACGATCACTACACCCGCGATGACGACGACATCGTGGTCCGCGATGTCGCCGAGCCGAAGGTCTTCCCCGGTTCCGTGCTGATCGAGGTGCGGGCGGCGGGGGTGAATCCCGTCGACTGGAAGGCGATGGCGGGCGGGCTCGACCCGCTCATCGATGCGCAGTTCCCCGTCGTTCCGGGGTGGGATGTCGCAGGTGTGGTCACCGCCCTGGGCGCCGACACTCCGGAGTTCGCCGTCGGCGACGAGGTGCTCGGCTACGCGCGCAAAGACGTCCTGGGCGCAGGGACGTTCGCCGAGCGCGTCGCGGTATCGGCGCGTGCCGTCACGCGCAAGCCGCCGTCGCTGTCGTGGGAGCAGGCCGGCGCTCTGCCGCTGGCGGGCGGCACGGCGCTGCGCACGATCGACGCTCTGGGCGATCTCGAGGGTCGCACCGTGCTCGTGTACGGCGCCGCCGGCGGCGTCGGCGGCCTGGCGGTGCAGATCGCCCGCGCCCGTGGTGCCCGCGTGATCGGGACGGCATCTGCGGGCAATCATGACTTCTTGCGTGGGCTGGGCGTCGAGCCGGTCGCCTATGACGAAGGTCTTGCCGATCGCGTGCGCGCTCAGGCCGGCGGCCCGGTCGACGCGGTGGCCGACTTCGTCGGCGGCCAACTCGACACGACACGCGCTGTGCTGAGCGAGAGCGGCCGACACGCGTCGGTCGCCGACTCCACCGTGGCACAGCACGGCGGGCGCTACATCTGGGTGCGTCCCGACGGAGCAGAGACCGCTCGCCTGGTCGGTCTGGTCGAAAACGGCCGGCTGCACGTCGACGTGGCGCAGACGTTCCCGCTGGAGCGGGTGGGCGACGGGTTCCGGGCCAGCCGGAGCGGCCACACCCGCGGCAAGCTCGTCATCGTGCCGTGA